In a genomic window of Aeromonas veronii:
- a CDS encoding SDR family oxidoreductase, whose product MPRFVLITGCSSGIGLAAAQALGQHGFTVIASARKAEDVARLQQQGLLAVQLDLADPASIELGASAALHLAGGRLYGLFNNGAYGQPGALEDLPTEALREQFNTNLFGWHHLIRQVLPPMLEAKEGRIVQNSSVLGLVAMKYRGAYNASKFALEGYSDTLRLELAGSGVHISLIEPGPIDTRFRANARSAFLRHIDPAQSRHQSAYRQTLTRLEKEGATSGFTLSSTACIPPLLHALTHAHPKARYPVTTPTRLFAFLRRVLPTRWLDKLLAKSA is encoded by the coding sequence ATGCCCCGTTTTGTTCTGATCACAGGTTGTTCCAGCGGTATTGGCCTAGCCGCCGCGCAAGCGCTCGGGCAGCACGGTTTTACCGTGATCGCCTCGGCGCGCAAGGCGGAAGATGTGGCCCGTTTGCAGCAACAGGGATTACTGGCAGTACAACTGGATCTGGCGGATCCCGCCTCCATCGAACTGGGTGCCAGTGCGGCGCTCCATCTGGCGGGCGGGCGCCTCTATGGCCTGTTCAACAACGGCGCTTATGGCCAACCCGGGGCGTTGGAAGATCTGCCCACCGAGGCGCTCAGGGAGCAGTTCAATACCAACCTGTTTGGCTGGCACCATCTGATCCGTCAGGTGCTGCCGCCGATGCTGGAGGCCAAAGAGGGTCGGATAGTGCAGAACAGCTCGGTACTGGGGCTGGTTGCCATGAAGTATCGCGGCGCCTACAACGCCAGCAAATTTGCGCTGGAAGGTTATAGCGACACTCTGCGCCTCGAACTGGCGGGAAGCGGGGTACATATCAGCCTGATTGAACCGGGTCCCATCGATACCCGTTTTCGTGCCAATGCCCGCAGCGCCTTCTTACGCCACATCGACCCGGCCCAGAGCCGTCATCAATCGGCCTACCGCCAGACCCTGACGCGGCTGGAAAAAGAGGGTGCCACCAGCGGCTTTACCCTCTCCAGCACAGCCTGCATCCCGCCGCTGCTCCATGCGCTGACCCACGCCCATCCCAAGGCGCGCTATCCGGTGACCACTCCGACCCGGCTGTTTGCCTTCTTGCGACGGGTATTGCCCACTCGCTGGCTCGATAAACTGCTGGCCAAATCGGCCTGA